The Drosophila sechellia strain sech25 chromosome 2L, ASM438219v1, whole genome shotgun sequence region TTGCGTATATTGGCCATCGCTTGTCCACCATGGGCTGTTAGGCTCGCTTTCTTTGAAAAGTTTCAGCCGGTGACAATGAAAGATCATCTACAGTGATTACTTACCGTCATCGTCGACATCTTCATCTCGACCAAGGCGCTCATCAAGTAGCTTGTTCAAGGAGTTAAGATCATCTAGGGTTAGATCCTTGAGGCTCTCCTGTACCTCCGCATCGGTAAGACCATTTGTGAGGTCGGGATAGTCAGCAGGATCGGTCAAGCGAGCATTCAGGACACCTAGATCCTTGGAATTGGCCTGGGATTCCTAGAGGACCGATTGTAGAATCCCTCAAAAAAAGTCATTTAACAAGTAACTTACCACAGGAAATGCATTTAGCACTAATGGGTTGACACTGCAAATAAAGCAGATCCCAAGCAGTaacattttattttcgatGTATTCTTTGACTGAGAATTATTTCAAAGCCTTTTGGCAgatgcttttgttttgttttgcgctctatttaattatttaattataatacataatacacattgtttaaaatttcgcattttatttttaagttgtTCTCTGAGTAATCTTTCAACGATTACTTGGTCAACATAATCAATCTAGTGTCCGCTACGGAAACTAATCCAGTTGTTAACTTCGTAACAAAAAGTCAAACGAATCTCATCGAATTAAATTGCAACTTATTCCAAATCTTATGCCTAGTCTAAATGTATATTAACTTTTTTGCTTGGGCGCTATTTTCTTGGCAAGAGCGGTTTGTAGGTCATTGCTTTTCTTTTTAGGCTTCTTGGCCTTCTTGATGCCGTCGACTTTGACGCCCCGGTACTCTGACTTCTTCTTTTGACCAGTAGGTGCTCCTTCTTTTTTCACATTACCGGTCTCTTTGCCCTTCTTCTTGTCTAGCCTTTTTTTTGCGCCCGCCGAATTCTGGTTCTTAGCTTTGGTCTTTGAGGACGTCTTCGAAGCAGTGGAGGCGGCGGCAGCATCGCGCACTTGCTTGGCGCCCAGTTTCTTGACTTGATAGCGCTCCACGTTGATTGGCCTATCATCCAGAAGCGTCTGATTCAGTTCAAGAGCTAGTCCCACAGCATCGGGCTTCTGGAAACAGACGTATGCTACTCCTTTGCAGCCCTTGTCGCCATCCTGCAGGCAGCGTATGTAGTCTATTTCGCCACAACTTGAGAAGATCTCTCGCAGCTGCTCCTCGGTGGCCGCTGGAATGAGTAGCACTTAACGTTAGCACTTAGTTAAAACTACTGACTTCTTTACTTACAGTACTTTAGGCTGCCAACGAAAATGGTTCGCTTGGCATCCTTGTCACTGGGCTGCTGATCCTTTCCCTGGCCGAACTTCTCCGCCATAGACGCGGGCGTCACCCGCAGGTGATTTTCTTTAAACTCTGTGCCATTAAGAGCCAGCGCTTGCTGGGCAATCTCGGGATTCTGGAGCACCACGTAGGCGTTCAGGGAGCCGGCTACCTTGCGCTGTTTGTGCTTGAAAAGCTGCTTGCCCCCGGCGGTGCGCAGCCGGATGGATTGAACCAATCCATAGGGCTGGAACAATTTCACCAGCTGGACACGTTTGGTGTTGATGGGCAGATTACCTACGAAAACGGTGGACGCCTCTTCTTCAGGATTCCGGATCCGCTTAACTCCTTCTGTGCGATGAAAATGTCAGAATTGATGAATCTATGGGAATATGGTTTTTTGTTAACATTACCTTCATCCTTGTTATTGGCATTGGCTTTGGCTTTCTTAGACACTTTTCCTTTTGGTTTTTCCTTTGGAGAAGTCGTCGTTGGTTCCTTCTCCACTTTTTCCATTTTGATGGCCTTACCTTCAACCTTAACCGGCGCTTCTGGTTCCGTCTTAACCTCCTTGGccgccagtttgttttgttgctTCTTCAGCTTCTGTGACTGCTTCTTGGCCTTCTTCTTTTCGATCTTGGCCAGGTCTTTGGCGGACAATTTTTTGGGACTTTCCTGGACAGCAGCCTTTACTTCATCTTTTGGAACTTTAACCGTCTTTTTTTTGGGCTTCGCCTTTGATTTCTTGGTCACTTTACCATCCTCCACGACGCTGGGCTCTTTTTTAATCGGCTTTAATTCAGCGTTTTCTGATTCTTTGGCTTTTggtgttttcatttttgcaCAAAGAAGTAGTTTATCAATAATATGTTCTTTTCTACACGTGTGGTGGCCCAAAAGTGTGACCGCCCTTGACCGTTAAAAATACCATGCAttcgaaataaaaatactaaaacgtttaaaataaaatatataccgAATATACcatcattatttttttttaaatcacaaatttttataaaaagtaatgcaaattataattaaatttaaaaaattttaaattaatatatatatgtt contains the following coding sequences:
- the LOC6614449 gene encoding nucleolar protein 12; amino-acid sequence: MKTPKAKESENAELKPIKKEPSVVEDGKVTKKSKAKPKKKTVKVPKDEVKAAVQESPKKLSAKDLAKIEKKKAKKQSQKLKKQQNKLAAKEVKTEPEAPVKVEGKAIKMEKVEKEPTTTSPKEKPKGKVSKKAKANANNKDEEGVKRIRNPEEEASTVFVGNLPINTKRVQLVKLFQPYGLVQSIRLRTAGGKQLFKHKQRKVAGSLNAYVVLQNPEIAQQALALNGTEFKENHLRVTPASMAEKFGQGKDQQPSDKDAKRTIFVGSLKYSATEEQLREIFSSCGEIDYIRCLQDGDKGCKGVAYVCFQKPDAVGLALELNQTLLDDRPINVERYQVKKLGAKQVRDAAAASTASKTSSKTKAKNQNSAGAKKRLDKKKGKETGNVKKEGAPTGQKKKSEYRGVKVDGIKKAKKPKKKSNDLQTALAKKIAPKQKS